Genomic window (Candidatus Omnitrophota bacterium):
CTTCCCACGAGTTCCTTTATCCTGTAGAATTCAGGTCTTTTCATGAGCCCCAGCCTCACGGATATCTCACCAGCCAGGACCATGCCAAGGGCTACTGATTCACCATGGTTGTATATCCCGGAATATCCCGACGCCGATTCCACCGCGTGTCCGAGCGTATGGCCGAAATTCAGGCGTATTCTTATATCTTTCACGTCGAACTCATCTTTTTCCACTACACCGGCTTTTATCGCGGCGCACTCCGCTATCACCTTCTCCAGGACACCTCCCTCAAGACCCAATACGTCCATATATCTTCTTTCCAAAAGGTCGAAAAGCCCTGTATTCGCTATAACCGCGTATTTCACTATCTCACCCATACCGTTCTTTACCTGGCGCAGCGGCAGCGTCCTGAGAAGGTCCTGGTCCATAAGCACGGCTTTAGGCTGCCAGAAAGAACCTATGATGTTCTTCGCCTGGGGTATATCGATACCCGTTTTCCCGCCGATGGATGAATCCACTTGTGCCAGAAGTGTTGTAGGCACCTGCACAACAGGCACCCCTCTTCTGTAGGTAGCCGCTATGAACCCGGCAAGGTCCCCGACCACTCCGCCCCCAAGCGCCACAATGATCGGTCTATGGTTACGCGTAGCCACGCTTATACGCTGCACAACGTCTTGATACACTTTTATGGATTTGGCTTTTTCCGACGCCGGGACAGTTATCTGGATAATATCCCTATCGGAAGATATTTGTTCGAATACGGGCCCTGTTATCCCGCAGGTCTTGGCGGATACGTTCTTGTCGGAGATGACCACAACGGGGCTTGCCCCCTTTGTCGCCTTAAGCACCGCGGGAAGGCGTTTTATCACACCCTTCCCGATATAGATATTATAACTTTTTTTAGACAGGTCCAGTTTGATCTTTTTCATGACAGAGCAAATATAGCATAATCCCGGTTAAAATGCAAAACAGCAAAATCAAAGGAACGGGGCCAGAAGTTCATCCGGGAACCCGATATCCCTGACAGACACATCCCCGCATACTCCCGGACCGGACCTTAGATAGAACCCTTCTTTGGGAAGCCCGAAGGTTACGGTCCTGTAAGCTTTTACGCAATCCGACCCGGCCTCTCCCGTGGTCGCGTTCAATCCGGACGGGACGTCCACAGAATACACCCTTGCTCCGGCCCCGTTCATCAACCTGGCCGCACGAACATACGGGTCTTTCATTTCCCCCTTGAATCCGGTGCCGAATATCGAGTCGACCACGATATCAAACCCACATATGTCAGTAATGCCCTCGACAGAACCTATCCCCCGGATAGTAACGCCACTGAGCTCTGATAATCTACTATAGTTCTTTTTCGCGGGGCCTCTACGTATCTCTTCATTCCCCGGGGAGAACACCACCAGCTCCCGGGGAGCCAGTTCGGCCAAGTGTCTTGCAACGACAAAACCATCGCCGCCGTTGTTACCTTTGCCGCAGAATACGATTATCTTTTTGCGATTTATGGGTGAGTTCTCTGAAATAATGACATCCGCGACAGAACGACCGGCATTCTCCATTAGATGTTCCTCGGGGATACCGAAGTCCTCTATCGCCCTTCTGTCTATCTCAGCCATTATCTCAGAAGTTACGGGTTTCATGGGAAAGTGCCCGGAGAACATGTTGTACCTGACCTAGCGTACCTGTGCCCCCGGCATTACCTCTTTTTCCGGGGCCAATATCACGGGCCCGTTCTCGGAACTAGCGGCCAGAAGCATACCGTTGGAACTTTCCCCGCGTATTACGGCCGGTTCGAGATTGTTCACGACTACTATACTCTTACCTACCAGCTCTTCCACTGCGTAAGAAGCGCGAATACCGGCAACTATTTGTTTTGTCTCTTCCCCGGTATCCACACTAAGAACATAAAGTTTATCGGCATTGGGGTGCTCTTTGACCTCGACCACCCTGGCTATCCTTAGATCCAGTTTCTTGAAATCCTCAAAGCTGACCATAGCTCCCCCTGAACCATGTTTGTGGGCTTAGCCCGGATAAAGTTATTTCTTGCCGCCGGCTTTTTTGCCAGCGTCCTTCTTCCCGGCATCCTTCGCTTCAGCGGGTTTAGCCGCGGCTGACCCGGGAGCAGCAGCCGTACCAGCAGCACCCGCGGCGCCTTCCGCCCCTTCCGCGGCAGGACCTTTGGTCTTCTTGACCTTGAATTTTATCCTTTTGAGCTTCGGCAAATGAAAAACAGAGTCTTTTTCTTCGCTCCATTTTTCTTTGTTAGTAAGTTCCTTGATGCGCTCATAGCGTTTCAGCACTGAACGAAAAGCCGCGCCTACGCTGCTACTGCCTTTTAAACTTGAATGTTGTGTCATTTCTCCTCCGGTTATTATATTTTACGATAACATCACAGGATCGTTCTTAACGGACCTTCCTTATGTAACAATCCTTATATACCAACTTGAATTTCTTTATCGCTTCTTTCGCTTCACTTATATCCGGATATCCTTCAGCGCAAAGCTGGAACCACTCGCCTTTCCGCACTATCCTGGCATCCACGCCCTGCTTCCGAAGCTTTTCCATCTCCCGGTCGCCCGCCTCGCGATCCTTGAACGAAGCCAGCTGCACGGCATATTCCTCACGCCTTTCCACGATCACTTCTTCCCAGGCCCCGGAAGTTTCCTCCACAGGGACCGTAGGTCCTTTATCGACAGACGCCGGGACATTCTCTTCCGAGGCAGCGTTGGCCCTTTTTTCTATTTCACGCAATATATCCGCTGAAAAGTTATTTATACTTTCCGACGGCGCCACCGCGTCCTTACTCGCCCCGGCCTGCATATCTTCCAGGGCTTCCTCCCCCGACGCGGCCTTTCCCGATATTTCCCGAGCGGAAATGTGTTTTCCCCTTTCCACTCCGATAGCATACGCCAGAATAAGCAGTATTAGGACCGACACTGCGGCGATGAACACATGTTCCACTGGTATGGTCAAATGCGAAAAGACCCTGCTTTCAGTATATTTATCCAGAAGCCGTGTCTTTTTGACCGCATTCTTTACCTGGGCATCGTCAAACAGGTCATTTTTAAATTCAGTGTCGATCATTTGGGCTTTATTGTAGCATAATAATGTTAAATATCAAGATTAAGTATTATACCCGATTTTATCGCTTAGGCAAGCATTTTAAAGGATTTATGTTATCTTGGCTCAATATAAGGCTTTAAGAAAAACGGGGTTACCCTCGAAATTTATCACGGTACTGTACCATCCGTCATCTTCTTCCGAGAGCATGTTTTTCGTGATAATATCGTTCAATTCATGGGCAATCGCCGGGGAAACGGATATTTTTATGTTTATGTTCACGATACCCGCTTCCAGCCTGTTGACATAATCACCCTTAATTCTCACATCGGGCGACAAGGCCAACATATTGTTTACCTTTACACTATTGTGCCCCAACTCCACCCTGAAAGAAACTTTATCGTATTTCCGTCCAGGGAGGAACGGTACGGAAAACACATTATCCTCTGGCGAGGCCGATCGCGAAACATCCTTTTTTCCCGGTTCCAGCGTAACATCCTCAAGATCACAATCAAGCGCAAGCACCTTATCCCTGGCAAGGGCTTCCCAGTCCATACGGATATCCGCCTTGCGCGCGTACACAAAAAGCGCCCCCTCGTCCAGGGCGGCCTTCATATCGTCTACAATAAAACGCCCCCTGATATCCTTACTACATTTTTCATAGCTCACTTCCAGGCTGGTGGAATTATTGACGATAAGCACTATGATATCATCCATGAACATGAAACTCACGCAAAAGAAGAGGAAGATAGCTATCAGGACAAAGAGCACTTTGCTTAATGTTCTTTTCATATACCCATGCCAATGTTATCGGTTAAAGTCTTTCAAGTTCTTTCTCGAGCAGTTTTATTACGTCTTTTCTCTGTACGGCGCTATGGAATATCTTCACGACTTCCGGGTCGAACTGCCTTCCGGAATTCTTGCGTATCTCCCGTACCGCCACCGGTATAGAGAGAGCTCTCCTGTAAGGTTTCTGCGTAAGCATGGCCTCGAAAGTGCCGACCACTGATAATATCCTTGCCGCGAGCGGTATATCCCCACCCTTGAGCCCCTTGGGATAGCCTGTCCCATCGTAATTCTCATGGTGATAAAGTATTATGGGGATTATAGGTTTAAGCGGCCTGAACTTGGAAAATAATGACGCGCCCTTGAGCGGATGCATCTTAAGTATGTTGAACTCTTTTTCGGTAAGGTTACCTCTTTTCATCAAGAGCTTTTCAGGTATGCTGATCTGTCCCGCGTCATGGAGCATCGCGGCATATTGCAACATGTTTATCTCTATAGCGTTCATCTTGAATTTACGCCCGATTATATATATGAGCTTCATGAACGAGGCTTCCGCCCTTTTCGGCATATACGGCCGGTTCTGCAAAAGCTGGGCTATGCATTTGATACTACTCAGGGTCAGGTCCGTCTGCTGCTTATAAAGCTGCGCGTTCTTGATGGCTATAGCGGCCTGCTCCGACAGCGTTTTCATTATTTCCTGGTCATAATTCGAAAACCCTTTGCCGTCAAGTTTGTCGTAAAGCGTTATCACGCCCACGACATCCTCGTCCACCATAGGTACCGCCAGGTAATTACTCCCCATCACGGGGGCACCCTTCTTGACCGCTCTACCCGGGGCGTATTTGCCGATCTGCACTTTTTTCAGCCTTGTGGTCTTTTTCCTCAGGTCTATGGTGGCTTTCGGCAATAATAATTTTCTCTTCTTATCAACAAGTTTTATAGAACATCTGTTCGCCCTTATTATCTGCAGGGAAAGCCTGGCGATCATCGGCAGTAGGTCGTTCAAGTTAAGGGTGGACGTCATAAGGCGGTGTACCGTATGCACGGTCGATAACGCTATGGCGCGCGGCCGTACCGTCTTGTTTATCTCTTCCAGCTCGATCTCGCCCCTGACCTGGTCAACCGCCATCTCAGAAATAACGGATAGCAGGTGCAGCTGTTCTTTCCTGAGACTCTTCTTCATCCCGCAGAATACCATATATCCGGCGACCTCTTCCTCGTTAAACACCGGCACGCATACGCCGGCGTTGACCTCCCCACAAATAAATTCCTCGGGGCTCTTGCTGCGCGCCGAC
Coding sequences:
- the aroB gene encoding 3-dehydroquinate synthase, whose amino-acid sequence is MKKIKLDLSKKSYNIYIGKGVIKRLPAVLKATKGASPVVVISDKNVSAKTCGITGPVFEQISSDRDIIQITVPASEKAKSIKVYQDVVQRISVATRNHRPIIVALGGGVVGDLAGFIAATYRRGVPVVQVPTTLLAQVDSSIGGKTGIDIPQAKNIIGSFWQPKAVLMDQDLLRTLPLRQVKNGMGEIVKYAVIANTGLFDLLERRYMDVLGLEGGVLEKVIAECAAIKAGVVEKDEFDVKDIRIRLNFGHTLGHAVESASGYSGIYNHGESVALGMVLAGEISVRLGLMKRPEFYRIKELVGRIGLPLRLEGVDTEDVMKAYGYDKKFVAGSNRFVLPRRIGKVEVVEDIPEVLIRTVLGEYVE
- a CDS encoding NAD(P)H-hydrate epimerase, giving the protein MKPVTSEIMAEIDRRAIEDFGIPEEHLMENAGRSVADVIISENSPINRKKIIVFCGKGNNGGDGFVVARHLAELAPRELVVFSPGNEEIRRGPAKKNYSRLSELSGVTIRGIGSVEGITDICGFDIVVDSIFGTGFKGEMKDPYVRAARLMNGAGARVYSVDVPSGLNATTGEAGSDCVKAYRTVTFGLPKEGFYLRSGPGVCGDVSVRDIGFPDELLAPFL
- a CDS encoding methionine--tRNA ligase subunit beta, with amino-acid sequence MVSFEDFKKLDLRIARVVEVKEHPNADKLYVLSVDTGEETKQIVAGIRASYAVEELVGKSIVVVNNLEPAVIRGESSNGMLLAASSENGPVILAPEKEVMPGAQVR
- a CDS encoding small basic protein — its product is MTQHSSLKGSSSVGAAFRSVLKRYERIKELTNKEKWSEEKDSVFHLPKLKRIKFKVKKTKGPAAEGAEGAAGAAGTAAAPGSAAAKPAEAKDAGKKDAGKKAGGKK
- a CDS encoding SPOR domain-containing protein → MIDTEFKNDLFDDAQVKNAVKKTRLLDKYTESRVFSHLTIPVEHVFIAAVSVLILLILAYAIGVERGKHISAREISGKAASGEEALEDMQAGASKDAVAPSESINNFSADILREIEKRANAASEENVPASVDKGPTVPVEETSGAWEEVIVERREEYAVQLASFKDREAGDREMEKLRKQGVDARIVRKGEWFQLCAEGYPDISEAKEAIKKFKLVYKDCYIRKVR
- a CDS encoding GAF domain-containing protein → MDTAVVFGKLRENADLRKTLSAFSGAIRATCWALLSRDAEECPAMKNNEPASCKALKTRKSCIRHNSSKIYKCLRRSARSKSPEEFICGEVNAGVCVPVFNEEEVAGYMVFCGMKKSLRKEQLHLLSVISEMAVDQVRGEIELEEINKTVRPRAIALSTVHTVHRLMTSTLNLNDLLPMIARLSLQIIRANRCSIKLVDKKRKLLLPKATIDLRKKTTRLKKVQIGKYAPGRAVKKGAPVMGSNYLAVPMVDEDVVGVITLYDKLDGKGFSNYDQEIMKTLSEQAAIAIKNAQLYKQQTDLTLSSIKCIAQLLQNRPYMPKRAEASFMKLIYIIGRKFKMNAIEINMLQYAAMLHDAGQISIPEKLLMKRGNLTEKEFNILKMHPLKGASLFSKFRPLKPIIPIILYHHENYDGTGYPKGLKGGDIPLAARILSVVGTFEAMLTQKPYRRALSIPVAVREIRKNSGRQFDPEVVKIFHSAVQRKDVIKLLEKELERL